One genomic region from Chthoniobacterales bacterium encodes:
- the mobF gene encoding MobF family relaxase → FAATRIRGAKRNADRRTDNIVAALFEHETSRALDPHLHTHCIVFNATHDPEERRWKALQNYEMLGAQKFVENVYYHELARALGSFGYTIANSARGDFELAEIPRALCERFSKRHREIDDKTREFLASHPDKLPGNQNAIREHIAHKERARKGEMAAAGLLRKLWEEQVTPEELAAIRERHVARPAIEQGGSAESALSWAEAHLFERRSVVREHELWRHALEAIRGSSVGLAEIKRLSASRDYLRGDNDRVAHREMLAREWEIVRAATDGIGIHPPLARARAEIHSQLAPDQQLALGSILSSRNFITLFRGGAGTGKSFVLQRVQGAVNKNGRRSVVVAPQRQQVIDLMRDGLVDAQTVSECLQRGTLPDGGVVIVDEAGQIGGRQLLDLIRLVRGVDGRLILSGDTRQHGPVEASDALRAIERYAGLPAAQLEQVRRQEPKRAQSIEERKRIEQYRAAVEAAAAGDLAQSVRKLEGINAFVECGPAEQNEHIRDAYLDIAKRGESALVISQTRAEVRDINNAIREQLRQRGVLGAESEVTALDQLDLTAAQKLDARHYPPNCVLVFNRDVAGFKRGAQAKLIGITANRLAIELAGKVRQIPVAKIDHLNVCRASELAIAAGDKLQLKANGATADGRKLANGEIVNIAAIKPNGAIRLQDGRILPPHYRQFVLGYAVTSYGSQGKTIDHVLFSDSAVRAATNAQQWYVTISRGRKSIRIFTPDKEQLRHAIMRSGQRELALDLLPPGVRRHRVRDRMLRAVRRGRDFARRVCRIAMSEWTTRFIDSRTTLANEIRQQQRSRSARPNVLAA, encoded by the coding sequence CTTCGCTGCGACTCGGATTAGAGGTGCGAAACGCAACGCCGATCGACGGACGGACAACATCGTGGCGGCGCTGTTCGAACACGAGACTTCTCGGGCGCTCGATCCCCACCTGCACACGCATTGCATCGTCTTCAATGCCACACACGATCCTGAAGAGCGGCGTTGGAAGGCGCTGCAAAATTATGAGATGCTCGGCGCGCAGAAGTTCGTTGAGAACGTGTACTATCACGAACTCGCGCGAGCATTGGGGAGCTTCGGCTACACGATCGCGAACTCTGCGCGCGGTGACTTTGAACTCGCCGAGATCCCGCGTGCTCTTTGCGAACGTTTCTCGAAGCGACATCGCGAGATCGACGACAAGACGCGTGAGTTTCTCGCGTCGCATCCAGACAAGCTGCCCGGAAATCAGAACGCGATTCGCGAACACATCGCGCACAAAGAACGCGCGCGAAAAGGTGAGATGGCTGCCGCCGGTTTGTTGCGGAAGCTTTGGGAAGAGCAAGTCACTCCTGAAGAATTGGCCGCGATACGCGAGCGCCACGTTGCTCGACCTGCAATTGAGCAGGGCGGCAGCGCCGAGAGCGCGTTGTCCTGGGCGGAAGCGCATCTCTTCGAACGCCGCTCTGTCGTACGAGAACACGAGCTTTGGCGTCATGCGTTGGAGGCGATTCGAGGCAGCTCCGTTGGTCTCGCCGAGATCAAGCGACTGAGTGCCTCTCGCGATTACCTCCGGGGCGACAACGACAGGGTCGCGCACCGCGAGATGCTCGCGCGCGAGTGGGAGATTGTTCGGGCGGCAACTGACGGCATCGGCATACATCCTCCGTTGGCCCGAGCGAGAGCAGAAATTCACAGCCAACTCGCGCCAGACCAGCAGCTCGCCCTCGGCTCCATCCTCTCGTCTAGAAACTTCATCACACTATTTCGTGGCGGCGCCGGCACGGGGAAAAGTTTCGTCCTTCAGCGAGTTCAAGGCGCAGTCAACAAAAACGGTCGGAGATCCGTTGTCGTCGCCCCGCAACGTCAGCAAGTGATCGACCTCATGCGCGATGGTCTGGTGGACGCGCAAACGGTTAGCGAATGCCTCCAGCGCGGAACGTTACCGGATGGCGGCGTCGTCATAGTCGATGAAGCGGGCCAAATCGGCGGTCGGCAGTTGCTCGATCTCATTCGCCTGGTTCGTGGAGTGGACGGGCGACTGATTCTCTCCGGCGATACCCGACAGCATGGCCCAGTTGAAGCGTCCGATGCCTTACGAGCAATCGAGCGTTACGCCGGGCTTCCTGCCGCGCAGTTGGAGCAGGTTCGGCGGCAGGAGCCGAAGCGCGCTCAATCGATCGAAGAACGCAAACGCATCGAACAGTACCGCGCCGCTGTGGAAGCAGCAGCGGCTGGCGATCTGGCGCAATCAGTTCGGAAGCTCGAAGGAATAAACGCGTTCGTCGAGTGCGGTCCCGCTGAGCAGAACGAACACATTCGCGACGCGTATCTCGATATCGCTAAACGCGGCGAATCAGCCCTCGTAATTTCGCAGACACGCGCTGAAGTGCGCGACATAAACAATGCGATTCGCGAGCAACTGCGCCAACGCGGAGTGCTCGGCGCAGAATCAGAAGTCACCGCTCTTGATCAGCTCGACCTTACCGCCGCTCAGAAGCTGGATGCGCGTCACTATCCGCCCAATTGCGTTCTCGTGTTCAACCGCGATGTCGCTGGTTTCAAGCGCGGCGCGCAAGCGAAGCTGATTGGGATTACCGCGAATCGACTGGCAATCGAACTTGCCGGTAAAGTACGCCAGATCCCGGTAGCGAAGATCGATCACTTGAACGTTTGCAGAGCGAGCGAACTCGCCATCGCTGCGGGAGACAAACTTCAGCTGAAAGCGAACGGCGCGACCGCTGACGGCCGGAAGCTCGCGAACGGCGAGATAGTCAACATCGCCGCGATCAAACCAAATGGAGCTATCCGCTTGCAGGACGGTCGCATCTTGCCGCCACACTATCGTCAATTCGTGCTGGGGTATGCGGTAACGTCGTACGGATCACAGGGGAAAACTATCGATCACGTTCTGTTCTCCGACTCCGCAGTTCGGGCAGCGACGAACGCGCAGCAATGGTACGTCACGATTTCGCGCGGTCGGAAGAGCATCAGAATCTTCACACCCGACAAGGAGCAACTCCGTCATGCGATTATGCGCAGCGGACAGCGAGAGCTCGCGCTCGATCTTCTTCCCCCCGGAGTTCGTCGCCATCGCGTCCGCGATCGAATGCTCCGCGCTGTACGTCGGGGGCGCGATTTCGCCCGCCGCGTATGTCGCATCGCAATGAGCGAGTGGACGACACGATTCATCGACTCGCGAACAACACTCGCAAATGAAATCCGACAGCAACAGAGAAGCCGTTCCGCCCGCCCCAACGTGCTGGCAGCGTGA
- a CDS encoding tyrosine-type recombinase/integrase, which translates to MLKGRIKGLYLRGEIYWFAKQVNGRRSMLSLETRDYVEAVQRAREIMDAPELQPAQSFRAEVERFLKHKYETNRYSKMSADSKRSSLNLFADSVRNIPPTNVTGYQCKAFYNAAKARIAASTAESYMFTLRSFFNWCVRENLCRRNPVLDVQLDRIDRKGRTRFAEFDLAQRLIENAPNDDLRFILFSGFHAGMRKLEIVEAVPEWFNLSGRTVEIRQTATFRPKDRDARTVPLTDQFAEFLKRYGLRSPYVLEPTVTHGSHRYRFDFRRAFSEYMKAQGVPWVTPHVMRHSFASICASKGIDIYRIATWLGDDVRVVQRHYAKLRPDDREIMKAFTV; encoded by the coding sequence ATGCTCAAAGGCAGGATCAAAGGCCTTTATTTGCGCGGTGAAATTTACTGGTTTGCAAAACAAGTAAACGGACGGCGCAGCATGCTCTCGCTTGAAACGCGGGATTACGTTGAGGCCGTTCAGCGCGCGCGGGAAATCATGGACGCTCCCGAGTTGCAGCCGGCGCAATCATTTCGCGCCGAGGTCGAGCGCTTCTTGAAACACAAGTACGAAACCAACCGCTACAGCAAAATGAGCGCAGACAGCAAACGCTCGTCCCTCAATCTGTTTGCGGATAGCGTCAGAAATATCCCGCCAACCAACGTGACGGGCTATCAATGCAAGGCTTTCTACAATGCGGCAAAGGCGCGCATCGCCGCGAGCACGGCGGAAAGCTACATGTTTACGTTGCGCTCATTTTTCAATTGGTGCGTGAGGGAGAATCTGTGCCGGCGAAATCCGGTTCTCGATGTCCAGCTCGATCGGATTGATCGAAAAGGCAGGACCCGCTTCGCTGAGTTCGATCTCGCACAACGCTTGATCGAAAATGCGCCCAACGACGATCTACGATTCATTTTGTTCTCCGGTTTTCATGCTGGAATGCGAAAATTGGAAATCGTGGAAGCCGTGCCCGAATGGTTCAATCTGTCAGGGCGGACTGTGGAGATTCGCCAGACAGCGACATTTCGGCCGAAGGATCGCGATGCGCGAACCGTCCCGCTGACCGATCAATTCGCTGAATTTCTGAAACGGTATGGCTTGCGCTCGCCTTACGTTCTCGAACCAACTGTGACGCACGGATCGCATCGGTACCGATTCGATTTTCGACGTGCGTTTTCCGAATACATGAAGGCGCAGGGAGTGCCGTGGGTCACGCCACACGTGATGCGGCATTCCTTTGCCTCCATCTGTGCGAGCAAGGGAATCGACATTTACCGGATCGCGACCTGGCTTGGCGATGACGTGCGCGTGGTGCAGCGACACTATGCCAAATTGCGACCGGATGATCGTGAGATCATGAAGGCGTTCACGGTGTAG
- a CDS encoding NAD-dependent epimerase/dehydratase family protein yields the protein MKMLIIGAGFIGRHLVEAAVEAGHSVTILDYRASRNSSGAATARILGDVRDRNLLTSLVPEFECVVNLAGLLGTAETVENPIPSVETNLLGALYLYEAIRSASIAQPIRCVQITVGNHFMNNSYAITKSAAERFALMYNKEHGTKIAVVRALNTYGPHQKAAPVRKVIPNFIAAALARQPIKIFGSGEQIMDMIYVEDVARVLLLAATNPNVPYDMILEAGTGRRTSIKQVAELINEIAASLAGTEHLPMRPGEPVDSEVVGDPHSLRCLGLDAANFVSLEDGLTRTIHWYRQQLVNGS from the coding sequence ATGAAGATGTTAATTATCGGTGCTGGTTTTATAGGGCGCCACCTCGTCGAGGCCGCTGTTGAGGCCGGTCACTCAGTGACGATTTTGGATTACCGCGCCTCGCGCAACAGCTCAGGTGCCGCCACCGCCCGCATCCTTGGAGACGTGCGGGACAGGAACTTACTTACGTCTCTCGTCCCGGAATTCGAATGTGTCGTGAATTTAGCAGGTTTGCTCGGTACGGCAGAAACTGTCGAAAACCCTATCCCTTCCGTTGAAACCAATCTTCTCGGTGCACTCTACCTCTATGAGGCCATCCGGTCAGCGTCGATAGCGCAACCAATTCGGTGCGTCCAGATAACTGTAGGAAATCACTTCATGAATAACTCCTACGCAATCACAAAGAGCGCCGCCGAACGCTTCGCGCTGATGTACAACAAAGAACATGGGACTAAAATTGCGGTCGTTCGTGCCTTAAACACGTATGGTCCGCACCAAAAAGCGGCGCCCGTTCGCAAAGTAATTCCGAATTTCATTGCAGCTGCATTGGCGCGGCAACCGATTAAGATTTTCGGGTCGGGAGAACAAATTATGGATATGATTTATGTCGAAGACGTGGCGCGTGTTCTCCTTCTGGCCGCAACGAACCCGAATGTTCCGTACGATATGATCCTCGAGGCGGGCACAGGACGACGAACTTCGATCAAGCAGGTTGCCGAACTCATTAACGAAATCGCTGCGAGTTTAGCCGGGACTGAGCACTTGCCTATGCGGCCTGGCGAGCCCGTCGACAGCGAAGTCGTGGGCGATCCACACAGCTTACGCTGCCTCGGCTTGGATGCCGCTAATTTCGTGTCACTGGAAGATGGACTTACGAGAACAATCCACTGGTATCGGCAACAGCTGGTCAACGGATCGTAG